The Fervidicoccaceae archaeon genome contains a region encoding:
- the carA gene encoding glutamine-hydrolyzing carbamoyl-phosphate synthase small subunit: MDEESQRSNGPRPKRCRHGLRSALLLEDGLFVEGCGFGFPGSRVGEIVFTTSMVGYPESLTDPSYRGQILVVTHPLVGNYGVPSRLMTLEGIPLNYESDRIQVEGLVVAYETEPSHWASECSLHEWLAREGVPGASHVDTRALVKRLREKGTMMAALSVYPENEEGPKSEELARLLERSKRYDDTRFVDQVTVKEPTLHEPKSGVRGLVVVVDCGVKYGILRELLSRRLAVLRIPCGDDPIKHVWEQGALGVVLGNGPGNPSLLSDVIKSARAVLEYGTPALGICLGHQLLAIASGASVYKLRYGHRGSNKPVQDLSDGRCYVTTQNHGYALDPRSLDGTGFKLSMVNVDDRTVEGLIHEKRPVVTVQFHPEASPGPRDTTWVFDLFLKLAQRAR, encoded by the coding sequence TTGGACGAAGAGAGCCAGCGGAGCAACGGCCCGCGCCCTAAGCGATGCAGGCACGGTCTTCGCTCCGCGCTCCTCCTCGAGGACGGATTATTCGTCGAGGGCTGCGGCTTCGGCTTCCCCGGCTCCCGCGTAGGCGAGATAGTCTTCACGACCTCCATGGTGGGCTACCCGGAGAGTCTGACCGACCCATCGTACAGAGGGCAGATCCTCGTCGTAACGCACCCGCTCGTGGGCAACTACGGCGTCCCCAGCAGGCTCATGACGCTCGAGGGCATCCCGCTGAACTACGAATCGGACAGAATTCAAGTCGAGGGCCTGGTTGTGGCCTACGAGACCGAGCCGAGTCATTGGGCCAGCGAGTGTAGCCTGCACGAGTGGCTCGCCAGGGAAGGCGTGCCGGGGGCATCCCACGTGGATACGAGAGCCCTCGTCAAGAGGCTACGAGAGAAGGGCACCATGATGGCGGCCCTCTCGGTTTATCCCGAGAACGAGGAAGGGCCCAAATCCGAAGAACTCGCCCGTCTCCTCGAGAGGTCCAAGAGATACGACGACACGAGATTCGTCGATCAGGTCACGGTGAAGGAGCCGACGCTTCACGAGCCGAAGAGCGGCGTGAGAGGGCTCGTCGTCGTGGTCGACTGCGGCGTGAAGTACGGGATACTGAGGGAGCTCCTCTCGAGGAGACTGGCCGTCCTGAGGATCCCATGCGGAGATGACCCGATCAAGCACGTGTGGGAGCAGGGAGCGCTGGGCGTGGTGCTCGGCAACGGCCCCGGCAACCCCTCTCTGCTAAGCGACGTGATTAAGTCGGCTCGCGCGGTGCTCGAGTACGGCACGCCCGCCCTCGGCATATGCCTCGGCCACCAGCTCTTGGCCATAGCGTCTGGCGCCTCCGTCTACAAGCTCAGATACGGCCACAGAGGGTCGAACAAGCCAGTCCAAGATCTAAGCGACGGGAGGTGCTACGTGACGACTCAGAACCACGGATACGCGCTCGACCCGAGGTCTTTAGACGGAACCGGATTCAAGTTGAGCATGGTGAACGTGGACGATAGAACGGTCGAGGGATTGATTCACGAGAAGAGGCCCGTCGTCACGGTCCAATTCCACCCCGAGGCCTCGCCCGGGCCTCGCGACACCACGTGGGTTTTCGACCTCTTCTTGAAATTGGCGCAGAGAGCCCGATGA
- a CDS encoding ABC transporter permease — protein sequence MDAEHLNSFVRLSIEYGTPILLAALGEIFAERSGVLNLGLEGLVAVGGAVAFVVSLTTESPWLGIAAAVLAAAALSAVHALVAVRLRGNQVVSGLALTIVGMGLASLVASKHVGLRGNPIEITVDLGPLGSVPLLGGLDRLDPIVYASMLLSVALWLALFKTKLGLKVRACGEDPAAAEALGHDVLLTRMVTTVLGGATAGIAGSYVTLVMSPGWFEGITAGRGWLAIGVVIFSSWNPLRALVLSYVFGGLMQLRFILAPYIGAGGVLLRSLPYLMVIVLLVVLSFEPLRRRSGAPESLGRPYPP from the coding sequence GTGGACGCGGAGCACCTCAACTCGTTCGTGAGGCTCTCGATAGAGTACGGGACTCCGATCCTCTTGGCGGCTCTTGGCGAGATCTTCGCCGAGAGGTCGGGCGTCTTGAACCTCGGACTCGAGGGCTTGGTAGCGGTTGGCGGAGCGGTGGCGTTCGTCGTCTCCTTGACAACCGAGAGCCCATGGCTCGGGATCGCCGCGGCGGTGCTCGCGGCCGCGGCCCTTTCGGCCGTGCACGCTTTGGTCGCGGTGAGACTGCGAGGTAACCAAGTGGTGAGCGGCCTCGCATTAACGATCGTGGGAATGGGCCTCGCGAGCCTCGTCGCGTCGAAGCACGTGGGCCTCAGAGGCAACCCAATAGAGATCACGGTCGATTTAGGGCCTCTCGGCTCCGTGCCTCTGCTCGGGGGATTAGACAGATTAGATCCCATAGTCTATGCGTCGATGTTGCTGTCGGTGGCGCTGTGGCTCGCTCTGTTCAAGACGAAGTTGGGCCTCAAGGTTAGAGCGTGCGGCGAAGATCCGGCGGCGGCCGAGGCCCTCGGACACGACGTGTTGTTGACTAGGATGGTGACGACGGTCCTGGGGGGAGCTACAGCGGGGATAGCTGGGTCGTACGTAACACTCGTCATGAGCCCTGGATGGTTCGAGGGAATAACCGCGGGAAGAGGTTGGTTGGCCATAGGCGTGGTCATATTCTCCTCGTGGAATCCCCTCAGAGCTCTCGTCCTCTCCTACGTCTTCGGCGGTCTCATGCAGCTGAGATTCATCCTCGCTCCATATATAGGAGCGGGCGGGGTGCTGTTGAGGTCTCTGCCCTACCTAATGGTAATCGTCCTACTCGTCGTGTTATCGTTCGAGCCGCTCAGGAGGCGCTCAGGAGCTCCCGAGAGCCTCGGTAGACCCTACCCGCCTTGA